AGCTCCTCGTCGTTGCGGATGGCCAGCTGCAGGTGGCGCGGGATGATACGCGTCTTCTTGTTGTCGCGGGCCGCGTTGCCCGCCAGCTCCAGGATCTCAGCCGTCAGGTACTCCAGCACCGCCGCCAGGTACACGGGGGCCCCGGCACCGACCCGCTCGGAGTAGTTGCCCTTTCGGAGCAGGCGGTGCACTCGGCCCACGGGGAACTGGAGCCCGGCTCGCGATGAGCGGGTCTTAGCCTTGGCGCGAGCTTTGCCTCCTTGCTTCCCGCGCCCAGACATACTGAGTGCTAGCAGGGGAAAAACAGCCACAAGAAAAGCGCAAAAGAAATGTTCTATAAGGAGCAACAAGATG
The DNA window shown above is from Phocoena phocoena chromosome 10, mPhoPho1.1, whole genome shotgun sequence and carries:
- the LOC136129006 gene encoding histone H2A type 1-B: MSGRGKQGGKARAKAKTRSSRAGLQFPVGRVHRLLRKGNYSERVGAGAPVYLAAVLEYLTAEILELAGNAARDNKKTRIIPRHLQLAIRNDEELNKLLGRVTIAQGGVLPNIQAVLLPKKTESHHKAKGK